Part of the Permianibacter fluminis genome, CGGTGACAAATTGCTGGTGTCGGTGGCCGACGCACTGCGCAGTTGCGTCCGCGAGAGCGACACCATCGCCCGCTTTGGTGGCGATGAGTTCGCCGTGATTCTGTCACCGATTTATGGCGCCAAGAATGCCGGCACGGTTGCCCAGACCCTGCTCAAGGTGCTGTCGCGGCCCATCAATATCGATGGTTACGACTGTCTGGTCGGTGGCTCCATCGGCATCAGTATTTTTCCCGGCGACGGCGATACCCCGGAAGATTTGATCCGCAATTCCGATGCGGCGATGTACCGAGCCAAAGACAGCGGCCGTAATACCTACGAGTTTTTCACTGCGGAAATGCAGCAGCAGGCGTTGGCGCGCATCGGCATGGAGCGCGATTTGCGCTACGCCATCGAGCGGCAGGAATTTGTCCTGAACTTTCAGCCGCAGCTCGGGCTGGCCACCGGCGATGTGATCGGCATGGAAGTGCTGGTGCGCTGGGAGTCCGGCACCCGTGGTTTGGTTTCGCCGGGGGATTTCATCAGTCTGGCCGAAGAGAACGGCCAGATTCTGGCGCTGGGCGAGTGGGTGCTGAAAGAGGCTTGCCGGCAATATGTTATCTGGCACCGCGAAGGCATTGCCCCGAGCTATATCGCAGTGAACGTATCGGGCCGGCAATTCCGCACGTCGCAGTTTCCCAAGCTGGTGCAGAGCATTCTGGAAGAAACCCAGATGCCGGCAACCGGGCTGGAGCTCGAACTGACCGAAAGCTTTTTGATGGAAGACGAAGAACATGTGATGCGCACGCTGGGCGAGTTGCGTGCGATGTCGGTCAAGCTGTCCATTGATGATTTTGGTACCGGCTATTCGTCACTCAGCTATCTGAAGCGCTTCCCGATCTCTACCCTGAAAATCGACCAGAGCTTTGTTCGCGATATCCCGGGCGATGATGAAGATGTCGCCATTGTCTCCGCCATCATCCGGATGGCGCACGCCCTGAAACTGGACGTGGTCGCCGAAGGCGTGGAAACGGCTGAGCAGCAGCGTTTTCTGCATGAGCTGGGCTGTCACATCATTCAAGGCTTTCATTACAGCCGACCACTCAGCGTTGCCCAGTGCAGTGAATTTCTGCGCGAGCAATTCGAGCGCAGGCAGGCAATCGCTACTGTCGAACGTGCCTGAAATTTGCTGAACCTCAGTCAGTTTCTTTCGTGTTGCGATGCAGCAAAATGGCGATTTTCTGGCCGAAAAATGCCCTTTTTCTGGCAAGAGGTCGGGCCGCTTGCGACACCTCCAACCTGTTGTTAGTATCGGCCGTGCGTTTTCAGGCCTCGCTGGTCTGCGCAGTTTCGCCGGCCAGCGGCGAACCACTCATCCAACACATCTCGGGGAAGGTTCACAATGACAAAAACAGGGGAAAAGCAAACGATGTCTGCTCGTCTGCATAAGTTGACTGCCGTAGCCAGCGGTGTGTTGTTGAGCATGGCGGCCGCCCAACCGGCCAAAGCCGTGGATATTTCGGCCGGTAATTGGGAAGGCAGTTTCGACTCCACCTTCACCGTCGGCGCCGGCTGGCGGATGGAAGACCGGGATGAGGCCAAAATTGGCAAAGCCAACGGAGGTACCGCTTGGTCGAACAATAATGATGATGGCAACCTGAACTTTGATAAGGGCGAAACCTTCTCGAAAGCGATCAAGGGCCTGCATGAGCTTGATCTACATCATGCTGATGGCTACGGTATTTTCGTTCGCGGCACTTGGCTCTATGACTATGAGCTGATGCGCGATGACCGCGAATTCAAGGAATTGTCGGATGCGGCCCTAGACCGTCAGGGCGAAGATGCTCGGTTACTGGATACCTATCTCTATTTGGGCGGCAACCTGTTCGAGAGGCCTTTCCAGGTCCGGATTGGTGAGCAGGTCTTCAACTGGGGTGAAAGCACCCTGATCCAACACAGTATTTCCGAAGCCAACGCGCTCGATCTGGCCAAACTACGGGTTCCGGGAGCCGAACTGAAGGAAGCCTTTATCCCGGCCAAAGCTATCTGGGCTTCATATCAGATCGCCGAAAACGTTGGCGTCGAGGCCTATGCCCAGTTCGAGTGGGAGCCGGTAGTGTTTGATTCGCCAGGCACCTTCCTGTCGACTCAGGACTTTGTCGGCGATACCGAAATCAATGAAGATGCCCAGCTTCTGACTCCTGGCGGTTTGGTGACGGTACCGAGTGCCTGCAATGGTTCGCTTGGCATGGTTCATTTGTTGTTTGGCCAAGTGCCGGAAAGCAACGCGACCACACAAGCCTGCCGGACAGCTGATCGTGATGCCTCTGACCATGGCCAATTCGGTGTCAAGCTGAGCTGGTTGTCAGAAATGCTGGGTGACACTGAGTTTGGCTTCTACTACATCAATTACCACAATAAACGGCCGGTGATTTCGGCGAACGCTCACAACGGTACGCTTGTCGAAGGCTTCTTTGAGTATCCGGAAGACATCAAGTTGCTGGGTATTTCGTTCAATACTTCGACCGATAGCGGCTGGTCGATCGCCGGTGAAGTGTCGCAGCGGCAAGACGAGCCGCTGCAGATCGATGATGTCGAGTTGCTGTTTAAAACCTTGGAACCAGTTGGCTTGATTGCTGCTGGTACGAGCCAGATTACGCCGGAACGCGCGGCGCTACCGGGTCAGGAAATTTCCGGCTATCGCCTGTTCGATACCTACCAAGCACAAATCACCCTCACCAAGTTGTTCGGTAGTTTGATCGGGGCCGACCAGTTTACTTTCCTGACCGAAATTGGTGGCAACTGGATTCCGGATTTGCCGAGTCAGGATGAGCTACGTTTCGAAGTCGCCGGCACCTCCCGTTCGGGAAATCCGGACCGAGCAGGTTTTGGTTTGGGCTATGCCGCAGGCACCCACGGATTCACCTGCGTGCAACGAAACGTACGCCCAGATCTCTATCCCACTACCGGTGCATTTGGTGAGTGCGAAGGTACTGAAACCAATGAGTTTGCCACGGCTAACTCTTGGGGTTATCGGATGATCGTGCGGGCCGAATATAACGACGCGTTTTGGGGTGTCAACGTGACCCCGCGCCTTGTTTTCCAGCATGACGTTAAAGGCTATACCCCGGCGCCGATCAGCAACTTCATGGAAGATCGGAAGGCCGCGACGTTTGGCGTGACCTTTGATTATCTACAGAAGTGGCGCTGGGATATTAGCTATTCCGCGTTCTTTGGCAATGATGATCAGGATCCGCTGTCGGATCGTGACTTCATCTCCGCTTATTTGAGCTACTCCATCTAAGTCAGACGGGATCAGCAACATGCAGACACTGAATAAGAAAACGCTCGTCCTTTCCGCTCTGCTGGTGGCATTTGCCGGCAGTGCGGCTGCAAAAGTCAGCCCGGATCAGGCTGATCGGCTGGGTAAGGATCTGACTCCGACCGGCGCTGAGCGCGCCGGCAACCGGGATGGCACCATCCCGGCGTGGGAGGGTGGTATCACCAAGCCGCCGGCAGGTTTTGTCAAAGGCAAGCACATGGTTGATCCGTTCCCGAACGACAAAGTGTTGTTCACGATCACCAGCAAGAATGCCGATCAGTACAAAGATCAGCTTTCGCCTGGCGTGCAAGCGCTGCTGAAAACCTACCCGGACACATTCAAGATGAATGTGTATCCGACCCGGCGTTCGGCAGCATCACCGCAATACGTCTATGATGCCATCAAGCGCAATGCGACGACTGGTGAACTGCTGGCCAGCGGCAACGGTTTCAAGGGCGCCGCCATCGGCGTGCCGTTCCCGATTCCGGCCAACGGTACTGAGGCGATCTGGAATCACATCACCCGTTTCCGCGGTGTGACCGTGACCCGCGATACCGGCCAAGCCGCCGTGATGCCGAATGGTGCCTACACGCTGGTGAAATTCCGTGATGAGCTGGATCAAGCTTACATGCGGCCGAACATGACGCCGGAAGAGCTGGAGCGTGACAACCTGTTGTTCTTCTTCAAACAATGGGTGACTTCACCGTCGCGTCTGGCCGGTACGGCCTTGCTGGTTCATGAAACCCTGGATCAGGTGGCCAAACCGCGTCAGGCCTGGACCTACAACACCGGTCAGCAACGGGTGCGTCGCGCACCTAACGTGGCTTACGATGCGCCGGGTACCGCCGCTGACAACCTGCGTACGACCGACGATTTCGACATGTTCAACGGCTCACCAGACCGTTACAACTGGAAGCTGATCGGCAAGAAGGAAATGTACATTCCGTACAACTCCTACAAGCTCGACTCGAACCAGCTGAAATACGATCAGATCCTGAAGGCCGGTCACATCAATCAGGATTACGTTCGTTGGGAGCTGCATCGGGTTTGGGTCGTCGAAGCCACGCTCAAGGACGGCATGCGTCACGC contains:
- a CDS encoding DUF1329 domain-containing protein, with translation MQTLNKKTLVLSALLVAFAGSAAAKVSPDQADRLGKDLTPTGAERAGNRDGTIPAWEGGITKPPAGFVKGKHMVDPFPNDKVLFTITSKNADQYKDQLSPGVQALLKTYPDTFKMNVYPTRRSAASPQYVYDAIKRNATTGELLASGNGFKGAAIGVPFPIPANGTEAIWNHITRFRGVTVTRDTGQAAVMPNGAYTLVKFRDELDQAYMRPNMTPEELERDNLLFFFKQWVTSPSRLAGTALLVHETLDQVAKPRQAWTYNTGQQRVRRAPNVAYDAPGTAADNLRTTDDFDMFNGSPDRYNWKLIGKKEMYIPYNSYKLDSNQLKYDQILKAGHINQDYVRWELHRVWVVEATLKDGMRHAYKKRVMFLDEDSWQVSVADMYDDRDVLWRVSVAHAINYYELPVQWSTLEVIHDLQSRRYLAVGLDNEDEPYDFDAKRTASDFTPDALRRQGRR
- a CDS encoding DUF1302 domain-containing protein, encoding MSARLHKLTAVASGVLLSMAAAQPAKAVDISAGNWEGSFDSTFTVGAGWRMEDRDEAKIGKANGGTAWSNNNDDGNLNFDKGETFSKAIKGLHELDLHHADGYGIFVRGTWLYDYELMRDDREFKELSDAALDRQGEDARLLDTYLYLGGNLFERPFQVRIGEQVFNWGESTLIQHSISEANALDLAKLRVPGAELKEAFIPAKAIWASYQIAENVGVEAYAQFEWEPVVFDSPGTFLSTQDFVGDTEINEDAQLLTPGGLVTVPSACNGSLGMVHLLFGQVPESNATTQACRTADRDASDHGQFGVKLSWLSEMLGDTEFGFYYINYHNKRPVISANAHNGTLVEGFFEYPEDIKLLGISFNTSTDSGWSIAGEVSQRQDEPLQIDDVELLFKTLEPVGLIAAGTSQITPERAALPGQEISGYRLFDTYQAQITLTKLFGSLIGADQFTFLTEIGGNWIPDLPSQDELRFEVAGTSRSGNPDRAGFGLGYAAGTHGFTCVQRNVRPDLYPTTGAFGECEGTETNEFATANSWGYRMIVRAEYNDAFWGVNVTPRLVFQHDVKGYTPAPISNFMEDRKAATFGVTFDYLQKWRWDISYSAFFGNDDQDPLSDRDFISAYLSYSI